Proteins encoded by one window of Streptacidiphilus sp. PB12-B1b:
- a CDS encoding peptidoglycan bridge formation glycyltransferase FemA/FemB family protein, producing the protein MSLRLRTISREEHLAFVRSLPSASHMQVPSWGDVKAEWRSESIGWFDDRGAIVGAGLVLYRQIPKVKRYLAYLPEGPVIDWFDPALDRWLEPMLAHLKSQGAFTVKMGPPVIIRRWQAETIKNAIAGKEAKRLRDIEADWYEPRAIDTADRLRRLGWQQGEDAGAGFGDVQPRYVYQVPLANRSLDDVLKGFNQLWRRNIKKAEKAGVEIVQGGYDDLPVFHQLYLETAERDHFIPRPLSYFQRQWTALNNEDPNRMRLYLAYHEGDALAGTTMITVGEHVWYSYGASTVHKREVQPNNAIQWRMLRDAYAHGATVYDLRGISDTLDESDHLFGLIRFKVGTGGQAAEYLGEWDFPLNKLLHKALDMYMNRR; encoded by the coding sequence ATGAGCTTGCGCCTGAGGACCATCAGCCGGGAGGAGCACCTGGCCTTCGTCCGGAGCCTGCCCTCCGCGAGCCATATGCAGGTGCCCAGCTGGGGCGACGTCAAGGCCGAGTGGCGCTCGGAGAGCATCGGCTGGTTCGACGACCGGGGCGCGATCGTCGGCGCCGGGCTGGTGCTGTACCGGCAGATCCCCAAGGTCAAGCGGTACCTCGCGTACCTGCCCGAGGGCCCGGTGATCGACTGGTTCGACCCCGCGCTGGACCGCTGGCTGGAGCCGATGCTGGCGCACCTGAAGTCCCAGGGCGCGTTCACGGTGAAGATGGGCCCGCCGGTGATAATCCGCCGCTGGCAGGCCGAGACCATCAAGAACGCGATCGCCGGCAAGGAGGCCAAGCGGCTGCGCGACATCGAGGCCGACTGGTACGAGCCCCGGGCCATCGACACCGCCGACCGGCTGCGCCGCCTGGGCTGGCAGCAGGGCGAGGACGCCGGGGCGGGCTTCGGCGACGTCCAGCCGCGCTACGTCTACCAGGTGCCGCTGGCCAACCGCTCGCTGGACGACGTCCTCAAGGGCTTCAACCAGCTGTGGCGCCGCAACATCAAGAAGGCCGAGAAGGCCGGGGTGGAGATCGTCCAGGGCGGCTACGACGACCTGCCGGTCTTCCACCAGCTGTACCTGGAGACCGCCGAGCGCGACCACTTCATCCCGCGCCCGCTCTCCTACTTCCAGCGGCAGTGGACGGCGCTGAACAACGAGGACCCCAACCGGATGCGCCTGTACCTGGCGTACCACGAGGGCGACGCGCTGGCCGGAACCACGATGATCACCGTGGGCGAGCACGTCTGGTACTCGTACGGGGCCTCCACCGTGCACAAGCGCGAGGTGCAGCCGAACAACGCCATCCAGTGGCGGATGCTGCGGGACGCCTACGCCCACGGCGCGACCGTCTACGACCTGCGCGGGATCAGTGACACCCTGGACGAGTCCGATCACCTGTTCGGGCTGATCCGGTTCAAGGTCGGCACCGGCGGACAGGCGGCCGAGTACCTCGGCGAGTGGGACTTCCCGCTCAACAAGCTGCTGCACAAGGCGCTGGACATGTACATGAATCGGCGCTGA
- the rplI gene encoding 50S ribosomal protein L9: MKIILTNEVSGLGTAGDIVEVKDGYARNYLVPRGFAIRWTKGGQKDVDAIRRARKIHEIQTLEQANEVKGKLEGLTVKLAVRAGDAGRLFGSVTPGDVVDAIKAVDGPLVDKRRVEIGSPIKTTGAHTVTVKLLSDVVAKINVNVVAA; encoded by the coding sequence ATGAAGATCATCCTCACGAACGAGGTCTCGGGCCTCGGGACCGCCGGCGACATCGTCGAGGTCAAGGACGGTTACGCCCGCAACTACCTGGTTCCGCGTGGCTTCGCCATCCGCTGGACCAAGGGCGGCCAGAAGGACGTGGACGCGATCCGTCGCGCCCGCAAGATCCACGAGATCCAGACCCTGGAGCAGGCCAACGAGGTCAAGGGCAAGCTCGAGGGCCTGACCGTGAAGCTCGCCGTGCGCGCGGGCGACGCGGGCCGTCTCTTCGGCTCCGTGACCCCGGGCGACGTCGTCGACGCCATCAAGGCCGTCGACGGCCCGCTGGTCGACAAGCGCCGGGTCGAGATCGGCTCGCCGATCAAGACCACGGGTGCCCACACGGTCACCGTCAAGCTGCTCTCCGACGTGGTCGCCAAGATCAACGTCAACGTTGTCGCTGCCTGA
- the rpsF gene encoding 30S ribosomal protein S6: MRHYEVMVILDPEVEERAVSPLIENFLNVVRTGGGNVEKVDTWGRRRLSYEINKKSEGIYSVIDLKAEPAVVKELDRQLNLSEQVLRTKVLRPDTH; encoded by the coding sequence ATGCGTCATTACGAGGTCATGGTGATCCTCGACCCTGAGGTCGAGGAGCGCGCTGTCTCCCCCCTGATCGAGAACTTCCTCAATGTCGTCCGCACCGGCGGCGGCAACGTGGAGAAGGTCGACACCTGGGGTCGTCGTCGCCTGTCGTACGAGATCAACAAGAAGTCCGAGGGCATCTACTCGGTGATCGACCTCAAGGCCGAGCCTGCGGTCGTCAAGGAGCTCGACCGGCAGCTCAACCTGAGCGAGCAGGTCCTGCGCACCAAGGTGCTCCGCCCGGACACCCACTGA
- a CDS encoding MATE family efflux transporter: MRSPTPSATGRRRHDREILALTVPAFGALIAEPLFLMGDSAIVGHLGTAQLAGLGISAALLTTLVNVFVFLAYATTAAVARRVGAGDRRAAVQQGIDGIWLALILSVPIVAASIPLAPALCHLFGASATAAPYAVTYLRISALGIPAMLGVLAATGVLRGLQDTRTPLVVAVAGFSVNLLLNLALVYGAGLGIAGSAIGTVVSQWGMAAAYLVVVLRGARRTGAGLRPDLAGIRACATAGAPLLVRTLSLRAVLLIATAVAARLGDASIAAHQVAMSLWSFLAFALDAIAIAGQAIIGRCLGAGDAAGARAATRRMVEWGAGGGVVLGALLLLTRPLYLPLFTADPAVRHQLGPVLLAAALSEPVCGVVFVLDGVLMGAGDGPYLAWAMLATLAVYAPVALVLGSGSLVALWIAIDLCMVVRLLFLCVRARTGAWLVTGAVRA; encoded by the coding sequence ATGCGATCTCCCACACCCAGCGCCACCGGACGCCGCAGACACGACCGGGAGATCCTGGCCCTCACCGTCCCCGCCTTCGGCGCGCTCATCGCCGAACCGCTGTTCCTGATGGGCGACTCCGCGATCGTCGGCCACCTCGGCACCGCCCAACTGGCCGGGCTCGGCATCTCCGCCGCCCTGCTCACCACCCTGGTCAACGTCTTCGTCTTCCTCGCCTACGCCACCACCGCGGCCGTCGCGCGGCGGGTCGGCGCGGGCGACCGCCGGGCCGCCGTCCAGCAGGGCATCGACGGCATCTGGCTGGCCCTGATCCTCTCCGTGCCGATCGTGGCCGCCTCGATACCGCTGGCCCCGGCGCTCTGCCACCTCTTCGGCGCCTCCGCCACCGCCGCGCCCTATGCCGTCACCTACCTGCGGATCAGCGCCCTGGGCATCCCTGCGATGCTCGGCGTCTTGGCCGCCACCGGCGTCCTGCGCGGGCTCCAGGACACCCGCACCCCGCTGGTCGTCGCGGTCGCCGGGTTCTCGGTCAACCTGCTGCTCAACCTGGCCCTGGTCTACGGCGCGGGCCTGGGCATCGCCGGCTCCGCCATCGGCACGGTCGTCTCGCAGTGGGGCATGGCCGCCGCCTACCTCGTCGTGGTCCTGCGCGGCGCCCGCCGCACCGGCGCCGGCCTGCGGCCCGACCTGGCCGGTATCCGGGCCTGCGCCACCGCCGGAGCGCCGCTGCTGGTGCGCACCCTCAGCCTGCGGGCGGTGCTGCTGATCGCCACCGCCGTCGCCGCCCGGCTCGGCGACGCCTCGATCGCCGCCCACCAGGTCGCCATGTCGCTGTGGAGCTTCCTGGCCTTCGCCCTGGACGCCATCGCCATCGCCGGACAGGCCATCATCGGCCGCTGCCTCGGCGCGGGGGACGCCGCCGGGGCCCGGGCCGCGACCAGGAGGATGGTGGAGTGGGGCGCCGGCGGGGGCGTCGTGCTGGGCGCGCTGCTGCTGCTCACCCGGCCGCTCTACCTGCCGCTGTTCACCGCCGACCCGGCGGTCCGGCACCAGCTCGGCCCGGTGCTGCTGGCCGCCGCCCTCAGCGAGCCGGTCTGCGGGGTGGTGTTCGTGCTGGACGGCGTGCTGATGGGCGCGGGCGACGGCCCCTACCTGGCCTGGGCGATGCTGGCCACCCTGGCCGTGTACGCGCCGGTCGCGCTGGTGCTGGGCAGCGGCAGCCTGGTCGCGCTGTGGATCGCCATCGACCTGTGCATGGTCGTCCGGCTGCTGTTCCTGTGCGTCCGCGCCCGGACCGGCGCCTGGCTGGTCACCGGCGCGGTCCGCGCCTGA
- a CDS encoding TetR/AcrR family transcriptional regulator — MTTDPSPAASQKLRADAARNRETVLAAATRAFATSSTEPSMRAIARQAGVGVATVYRHFPTREALVDAVYQDQVVRLTSGARELLAGHPPAQALRLWMDLFGDWLATKHGMTDTLLAMIDSGEISLAHTRQELLSAITTILDAGATAGDIRADARAEDVSAGVLAMLAVAARSGDPAQAQRLLDLLMDGLRPR; from the coding sequence ATGACCACTGACCCGTCCCCGGCTGCCTCCCAGAAGCTGCGCGCCGACGCCGCGCGCAACCGCGAGACCGTGCTCGCAGCGGCCACCCGCGCCTTCGCCACCTCCAGCACCGAGCCGTCGATGCGCGCGATCGCCCGGCAGGCGGGCGTCGGCGTCGCCACCGTCTACCGCCACTTCCCGACCCGGGAAGCGCTCGTCGACGCCGTCTACCAGGACCAGGTCGTCCGACTGACGTCCGGGGCACGGGAGTTGCTCGCCGGCCATCCGCCCGCGCAGGCGCTGCGCCTGTGGATGGACCTGTTCGGGGACTGGCTGGCCACCAAGCACGGCATGACCGACACCCTGCTCGCCATGATCGACTCCGGCGAGATCTCCCTCGCGCACACCCGTCAGGAACTCCTGTCGGCCATCACCACGATCCTCGATGCCGGCGCCACCGCCGGGGACATCCGCGCCGACGCTCGCGCAGAAGACGTCTCCGCCGGCGTCCTCGCCATGCTCGCCGTCGCCGCCAGGTCCGGAGACCCCGCCCAGGCCCAGCGCCTGCTCGACCTCCTCATGGACGGCCTCCGGCCACGCTGA
- a CDS encoding single-stranded DNA-binding protein, with product MAGETVITLVGNLVDDPELRFTPSGAAVAKFRIASTPRTFDRQTNEWKDGESLFLTCNVWRQPAENCAETLQRGMRVIVQGRLRQRTYDTKEGEKRTVYEVEVDEVGPSLRSATAKVTKAQRSGGQGGPGGGFGGGGGGGYGGGGQQGGGGGGWGGNSGGGQSGPSDDPWASSAPAGGGQQGGGWGAPAGGGFSDEPPF from the coding sequence ATGGCAGGCGAGACCGTCATCACCCTTGTCGGCAACCTTGTCGACGACCCCGAGCTGCGTTTCACGCCGTCGGGTGCGGCCGTCGCGAAGTTCCGCATCGCGTCCACTCCTCGTACGTTCGACCGCCAGACCAACGAGTGGAAGGACGGCGAGAGCCTCTTCCTCACGTGCAACGTCTGGCGTCAGCCGGCGGAGAACTGCGCTGAGACGCTGCAGCGCGGTATGCGCGTCATCGTCCAGGGCCGTCTGCGCCAGCGCACGTACGACACCAAAGAGGGCGAGAAGCGGACCGTCTACGAGGTCGAGGTCGACGAGGTCGGCCCGTCGCTGCGCTCCGCGACTGCGAAGGTCACCAAGGCCCAGCGGTCCGGCGGCCAGGGCGGACCGGGTGGCGGCTTCGGCGGCGGCGGTGGCGGCGGCTACGGCGGTGGCGGCCAGCAGGGCGGCGGCGGTGGCGGCTGGGGTGGAAACTCCGGCGGCGGCCAGTCCGGGCCGTCCGACGACCCCTGGGCGTCCAGCGCCCCGGCGGGCGGCGGGCAGCAGGGCGGCGGCTGGGGTGCCCCGGCCGGCGGCGGATTCTCCGACGAGCCCCCGTTCTAG
- a CDS encoding alanine racemase → MALTLYVDTHRWRAHQRSVLESFPGLVPVAKGNGYGFRNLRLAEEAVRLDADVLAVGTAYEAAETKDYFGRDLIVLTPYRIGEDPVPLPQRVIRTVGTVRDVRGLVGGRVIIECMTSMRRHGTTPDDLPKLRSALDDVRVEGFAVHLPMDRPDGVDPLGETIAWVERLRAERLPLRRMFVSHLRPAEVAELSQRYPDVHFRARIGTQLWLGDHKAIDCRGTVMDVHALAKGERYGYRQHRVPGDGHLLVVAGGTAHGVGLEAPKSLSGLTPRAKNLARAGLATLNRTASPFSWNGSKLGFAEPPHMQVSLLWVPGEVTPPQVGDELKATLRHTTTLFDRIVEQG, encoded by the coding sequence ATGGCGCTCACCCTGTACGTGGACACCCACCGCTGGCGCGCCCATCAGCGGTCCGTCCTGGAGTCCTTCCCCGGTCTGGTCCCGGTCGCCAAGGGCAACGGCTACGGCTTCCGCAACCTGCGGCTGGCCGAGGAGGCGGTGCGCCTGGACGCGGACGTCCTGGCGGTCGGCACCGCCTACGAGGCCGCCGAGACCAAGGACTACTTCGGCCGGGATCTGATCGTGCTCACCCCGTACCGCATCGGCGAGGACCCGGTGCCGCTGCCGCAGCGGGTGATCCGCACCGTCGGCACCGTGCGCGACGTGCGCGGCCTGGTCGGCGGCCGGGTGATCATCGAGTGCATGACCAGCATGCGGCGGCACGGCACCACCCCCGACGACCTGCCCAAGCTGCGCAGCGCGCTGGACGACGTCCGGGTCGAGGGCTTCGCCGTGCACCTGCCGATGGACCGCCCGGACGGCGTGGACCCGCTCGGGGAGACCATCGCCTGGGTCGAGCGGCTGCGCGCCGAACGGCTGCCGCTGCGGCGGATGTTCGTCAGCCACCTGCGCCCGGCCGAGGTCGCGGAGCTGTCGCAGCGCTACCCGGACGTGCACTTCCGCGCCCGTATCGGCACCCAGCTGTGGCTCGGCGACCACAAGGCCATCGACTGCCGGGGCACGGTGATGGACGTGCACGCCCTGGCCAAGGGCGAGCGCTACGGCTACCGCCAGCACCGCGTCCCGGGCGACGGGCACCTGCTGGTGGTGGCCGGCGGCACGGCGCACGGGGTGGGCCTGGAGGCCCCCAAGAGCCTGAGCGGGCTCACCCCCCGGGCCAAGAACCTGGCCCGGGCCGGGCTGGCCACGCTCAACCGCACGGCGTCCCCGTTCAGTTGGAACGGCAGCAAGCTGGGCTTCGCCGAGCCGCCGCACATGCAGGTCTCGCTGCTGTGGGTTCCCGGCGAGGTGACCCCGCCGCAGGTGGGCGACGAGCTGAAGGCGACCCTGCGGCACACCACGACCCTCTTCGACCGGATCGTCGAGCAGGGCTGA
- a CDS encoding NADP-dependent oxidoreductase — translation MRTVRFHRNGEPADVLRLETAPVPAPGAGRIRVAVHACGLAPADWALCRGLFPGALPRGIGCDVSGIVEAVGAGVTDVAVGDRVFGTADFAGQPSAGAADRAVLDHWFAVPEGLDLTRAAALPMALSTASWHLARLGLTEDSTILINGAGTTVGYAAVQIALVRGARVIATAGETYAEQLRELGATVVGYGDGLAERVRALGVGQVDLAFDTAPPGGALPELVEIVGGAPKRVLTCSDMAAAAGLGARDTFHEDPATRTDEERFGVFPEFARLAAEGRFTVPVAGTFPLAEWRKALEISLTRHARGKLLLLPADGAE, via the coding sequence ATGCGCACGGTGCGCTTCCACCGGAACGGCGAGCCCGCCGACGTCCTGCGCCTGGAGACCGCTCCCGTGCCCGCGCCGGGAGCCGGCCGCATCCGCGTCGCCGTGCACGCGTGCGGACTGGCCCCGGCCGACTGGGCGCTGTGCCGCGGCCTCTTCCCCGGGGCCCTGCCGCGCGGCATCGGCTGCGACGTCTCGGGCATCGTCGAGGCCGTCGGCGCGGGCGTCACGGACGTGGCCGTCGGTGACCGCGTGTTCGGCACCGCCGACTTCGCCGGTCAGCCGAGCGCCGGGGCGGCGGACCGCGCCGTGCTGGACCACTGGTTCGCCGTGCCCGAGGGGCTGGACCTCACCCGGGCCGCCGCGCTCCCCATGGCGCTGAGCACCGCATCCTGGCACCTCGCGCGACTCGGTCTGACCGAGGACAGCACGATCCTGATCAACGGAGCCGGAACCACCGTCGGCTACGCGGCCGTGCAGATCGCCCTCGTCCGCGGAGCGCGGGTGATAGCCACCGCCGGAGAGACATACGCCGAGCAGTTGCGCGAGCTCGGAGCCACGGTGGTCGGCTACGGCGACGGCCTGGCCGAGCGGGTCAGGGCTCTCGGCGTCGGCCAGGTCGACCTCGCCTTCGACACCGCGCCGCCCGGCGGGGCCCTGCCCGAACTCGTCGAGATCGTCGGCGGTGCTCCCAAGCGGGTGCTGACCTGCTCCGACATGGCCGCGGCGGCGGGGCTCGGGGCCCGCGACACCTTCCACGAAGACCCCGCGACACGGACCGACGAGGAGCGCTTCGGCGTCTTCCCCGAGTTCGCACGGCTTGCCGCCGAAGGCAGGTTCACCGTGCCGGTCGCCGGAACCTTCCCCCTGGCGGAGTGGCGCAAGGCCCTGGAGATCAGCCTGACCCGGCACGCCCGCGGAAAGCTCCTGCTGCTGCCCGCCGACGGCGCCGAGTAA
- a CDS encoding GNAT family N-acetyltransferase, whose amino-acid sequence MTIRVTEVTTPAELREFCDLPLRLHPSDLYVPVPERRIRAWYAGTGPLRRYGPVHLYLARDETGCPVGRTCLHRSSALDARVGRSVQLFGLTEFADRRPLGDDPAKELFDLAEQAGTMSGCDLMIGPVEQCPDESPGVLTSGFDRRGFSGGGWSPPYYAAAYERHGFTRRWPGRTWICEGLDDPGRLPPEKAFPFDDRRLADERLTVHRGRGRALRRVLPQLRAVLNASWAEVEARTGVSAADFAEEFAAWAGELGGGLDDRLLLWLSREGRPVAFVLAVPDLSWRGARDRPARRALARLAPGGLRAGGLRTGGLRFGGLRASAAPERSRGQAVLVAMATLPQWQGRGYLTLLARELYRNLGAAGYRVLRGHRVPEGDAAAEAAYRGMGGRPLHGTAFYQRGLR is encoded by the coding sequence ATGACGATCCGGGTCACCGAGGTGACCACCCCGGCCGAGCTGCGGGAGTTCTGCGACCTCCCGCTCCGGCTGCACCCCTCCGACCTCTACGTCCCCGTCCCCGAGCGGCGCATCCGCGCCTGGTACGCCGGGACCGGACCGCTGCGCCGCTACGGCCCGGTCCACCTCTACCTGGCCCGTGACGAGACCGGGTGCCCGGTCGGCCGGACCTGCCTGCACCGCAGTAGTGCCCTGGACGCGCGGGTCGGGCGCAGCGTCCAGCTGTTCGGCCTGACCGAGTTCGCCGACCGGCGGCCGCTGGGTGACGACCCGGCCAAGGAACTGTTCGACCTCGCCGAGCAGGCGGGCACCATGAGCGGCTGCGATCTCATGATCGGACCGGTCGAGCAGTGCCCCGACGAGTCCCCCGGCGTCCTCACCTCGGGCTTCGACCGGCGCGGGTTCAGCGGCGGCGGCTGGAGCCCGCCCTACTACGCCGCCGCGTACGAGCGGCACGGCTTCACCCGGCGCTGGCCCGGCCGGACCTGGATCTGCGAGGGCCTGGACGATCCCGGGCGGCTGCCGCCGGAGAAGGCGTTCCCCTTCGACGACCGGCGGCTCGCGGACGAGCGGCTGACCGTGCACCGGGGTCGGGGCCGGGCGCTGCGGCGGGTGCTGCCGCAGCTCAGAGCCGTCCTGAACGCGTCCTGGGCGGAGGTGGAGGCGCGCACCGGGGTCTCGGCGGCGGACTTCGCCGAGGAGTTCGCCGCGTGGGCCGGGGAGCTGGGCGGCGGACTGGACGACCGGCTGCTGCTGTGGCTGTCGCGGGAGGGCCGGCCGGTGGCGTTCGTGCTGGCCGTCCCGGACCTGTCCTGGCGTGGCGCGCGCGACCGCCCGGCCCGGCGCGCACTGGCCCGGCTCGCGCCGGGCGGCCTGCGGGCTGGCGGGCTGCGGACGGGCGGCCTGCGGTTCGGCGGCCTGCGGGCGTCGGCCGCGCCGGAGCGCAGTCGGGGGCAGGCCGTGCTGGTGGCGATGGCGACGCTGCCGCAGTGGCAGGGCCGCGGCTACCTGACGCTGCTGGCCCGCGAGCTGTACCGCAACCTGGGGGCGGCCGGGTACCGGGTGCTGCGCGGGCACCGCGTCCCGGAGGGGGACGCGGCGGCGGAGGCCGCGTACCGGGGGATGGGCGGGCGCCCGCTCCACGGCACCGCCTTCTACCAGCGCGGACTGCGGTGA
- the rpsR gene encoding 30S ribosomal protein S18 yields the protein MAKPPVRKPKKKVCVFCKDKISYVDYKDTNLLRKFISDRGKIRARRVTGNCTQHQRDVATAVKNSREVALLPYTSTAR from the coding sequence ATGGCGAAGCCGCCTGTACGCAAGCCTAAGAAGAAGGTTTGCGTCTTCTGCAAGGACAAGATCTCCTACGTCGACTACAAGGACACGAACTTGCTCCGCAAGTTCATCTCCGACCGTGGGAAGATCCGCGCCCGCCGGGTCACCGGCAACTGCACCCAGCACCAGCGCGACGTGGCCACGGCTGTGAAGAACAGCCGCGAGGTCGCTCTGCTGCCCTACACCTCGACCGCTCGCTGA
- the dnaB gene encoding replicative DNA helicase, whose product MTDLPYDVHDDVPPPDDEWPPPPEPGGGPGDRLPFKRIGGTPADRASYSAGSGRANGQGGGRSDRGDDRDNRGEGRGGYDGGSAAAAYERVPPQDLAAEQSVLGGMLLSKDAIADVVEVIKPNDYYRPAHELIHGAILDLYARGEPADPITVASELVKRGEITRVGGPSYLHTLVNSVPTAANAEYYAEIVHERAVLRRLVEAGTRIAQMGYAAEGDVDEIVNAAQAEIYAVTEARTNEDYAPLGDIMEGALDEIESIGSRSGQMTGVPTGFADLDALTNGLHPGQMIVVAARPAMGKSTLALDFARSCSVKHKIPSVFFSLEMGRNEIAMRLLSAEARVALHHMRSGNMTDEDWTRLARRMPELNDSPLYIDDSPNLSMMEIRAKCRRLKQRNDLRLVVIDYLQLMQAGGSRRPESRQQEVSEMSRNLKLLAKELELPVIALSQLNRGPEQRTDKRPMVSDLRESGSIEQDADMVILLHREDAYEKESPRAGEADLIVAKHRNGPTATITVAFQGHYSRFVDMAQS is encoded by the coding sequence ATGACCGACCTCCCCTACGACGTCCACGACGACGTCCCGCCGCCCGACGACGAGTGGCCGCCCCCGCCGGAGCCCGGCGGCGGCCCCGGCGACCGGCTGCCCTTCAAGCGCATCGGCGGCACCCCCGCCGACCGGGCCTCCTACTCGGCCGGCTCCGGGCGCGCCAACGGCCAGGGCGGCGGCCGGAGCGACCGCGGCGACGACCGCGACAACCGGGGCGAGGGCCGCGGCGGCTACGACGGCGGCTCGGCTGCGGCCGCGTACGAGCGCGTCCCCCCGCAGGACCTCGCCGCCGAGCAGTCCGTCCTCGGCGGCATGCTGCTGTCCAAGGACGCCATCGCCGACGTGGTCGAGGTCATCAAGCCCAACGACTACTACCGCCCGGCCCACGAGCTGATCCACGGCGCCATCCTCGACCTGTACGCGCGCGGCGAGCCGGCCGACCCGATCACCGTCGCCAGCGAGCTGGTCAAGCGCGGCGAGATCACCCGCGTCGGCGGCCCCTCCTACCTGCACACCCTCGTCAACTCCGTGCCGACGGCCGCCAACGCCGAGTACTACGCAGAGATCGTCCACGAGCGCGCGGTGCTGCGCCGCCTGGTCGAGGCGGGCACCCGGATCGCGCAGATGGGCTACGCCGCCGAGGGCGACGTGGACGAGATCGTCAACGCCGCGCAGGCCGAGATCTACGCCGTCACCGAGGCCCGGACCAACGAGGACTACGCCCCGCTCGGCGACATCATGGAGGGCGCGCTCGACGAGATCGAGTCGATCGGCTCCCGCTCCGGCCAGATGACCGGCGTCCCCACCGGCTTCGCCGACCTCGACGCGCTCACCAACGGGCTGCACCCCGGCCAGATGATCGTCGTCGCGGCCCGTCCCGCCATGGGCAAGTCCACGCTGGCGCTGGACTTCGCCCGCTCCTGCTCGGTCAAGCACAAGATCCCGAGCGTCTTCTTCTCCCTGGAGATGGGGCGCAACGAGATCGCCATGCGCCTGCTCTCGGCCGAGGCCAGGGTGGCGCTGCACCACATGCGCTCCGGCAACATGACCGACGAGGACTGGACCAGGCTCGCCCGGCGCATGCCCGAGCTGAACGACTCCCCGCTCTACATCGACGACTCCCCCAACCTGTCGATGATGGAGATCCGGGCCAAGTGCCGCCGCCTGAAGCAGCGCAACGACCTGCGCCTGGTCGTCATCGACTACCTCCAGCTGATGCAGGCGGGCGGCTCGCGCCGCCCCGAGAGCCGCCAGCAGGAGGTCTCCGAGATGTCCCGGAACCTGAAGCTGCTGGCGAAGGAGCTGGAGCTCCCGGTCATCGCGCTCTCCCAGCTGAACCGAGGCCCGGAACAGCGCACCGACAAGCGGCCGATGGTCTCCGACCTCCGCGAGTCCGGGTCGATCGAGCAGGACGCCGACATGGTCATCCTGCTGCACCGCGAGGACGCCTACGAGAAGGAGTCCCCCCGCGCCGGCGAGGCCGACCTCATCGTCGCCAAGCACCGCAACGGCCCCACCGCCACCATCACCGTCGCCTTCCAGGGCCACTACTCCCGCTTCGTGGACATGGCCCAGAGCTGA